GCCAACATCGCCGGCATGCCCCTGAAACAGATTCTCGAACAAGAGGCCGACGGCAAGGCCCATATGGAAAAAATCTACAACAACGTGCGCAACGCCGCCTATGAAATCATCGAAGCCAAAGGCTCCACCAGCCTCGGCATCGGCATGGGTTTGAGCCGCATATCCAACGCTATTTTGCACAACCAAAGCGTGGTGCTCACCGTTTCGACGCTGCTCGAAGGCGAATTCGGCGAACACGGCGTTTATATCGGCGTGCCCGCCGTCATCAACCGCCGCGGCGCGGTGCGTGTGATCAACAAACCGCTGGATGCCGGCGAATCGGCGCTGTTTGCCGAATCCGCCCGCCTGCTCAAAGGCTACCAGCAGAAAGTGGATGAATTTTCAGCGGCCAAGGCTGTCTGAAAAAACATCTGAAACATAGGCATCTGATGCGTGAGGCCGTCTGAAAAGTTTTTCAGACGGCCTCACGCCTTTGAGAAATTCATTTCAGCATATTAGGGAGTGTAGTCGACCGCGTTGCGGCGGTATTTTTGGTCAAAATCCGCATCTGCGGCGTTAGGTAGCATAGCGGACTTGCGAAGCTAAAATGCTCGCAAGATGTCCAATCTTGCTGCGCTTTTTGCCTTGCATCTGCGAATTTTCTCTCAAAAAACCGCTTCGCAAGCCTTCTGACTACACTCCCTAAAAATCTGCGTCATACCCGGGCTTGACCCGAGTATCTGTTATTTTTTTCGGTAATTTTAAGATACCCGGGTCAAGCCCGAGTATGACGGATGTAGTTTTCCCTAAGCCGGTTGGCCGTTAATCCGCCGCTTCGGCCGCACACACCGCCGAAGCCCACGCCCAATGGAAGTTATAGCCGCCGAGCCAGCCGGTGATGTCGGTTACTTCGCCGATAAAATAAAGGCCGCTTTGCAACCTGCTCTGCATGGTTTTCGGGTCGATTTCCTTCACACTCACCCCGCCGCGGGTGGCTTCGGCTTTTTTATGACCGTCCGAACCACTGGGCAGCAGCATCCAATTATTCAGACTATCGCCCAGCTTCTGCAACACGGCATTGGACGTGTCGGCCCATTTATGCGCGGCAAACGGCGCAAATTCGGCGCGGGCGAGCCAGAAATCGAGCAGGCGTTCGGGCAGCGCGGGGCAGAGCTGTTTCAGCGCGGTGTTGAGCTGGATTTTCCGGCCGTGCTTGCCGTCGCACAAAGCCTGCGCCAGCCGGCTCTCTGGCACTAAATCGATGTGCAGCGCCCGGCCCGGCTGCCAATAGCTGGAAACCTGCAAAATGGCGGGGCCGCTCAAACCTTTGTGGCGGAACAGCAGGTCTTCATCAAAAACAACGGCCTGTTTGCCTTCGCCCGTGGCGATGCGCACGGGCAGCGCAATGCCGGCCAGGCTGTCGAAGCCCTGTTGCGCCCAATGCTCGAAACGCAGCGGCACCAGCGCGGCTTCGGGCGGAACGATGCTGTGGCCGAACTGTTTGGCCAGCTCGTAGCCGAACGGCGTGGCGCCCACCGCAGGCACGGCCAGGCCGCCGGTGGCCACCACCAGATTGCGGCAGCGGAAAACGCCCTGATCGGTGCAGACTTCAAACCGTGCGCCTTCCGGCTCCGCCTGCAACACGCGCACCGCCGCAACGGTGCAGCCGGTGTACCAGCTCACGCCGCCGCGGGCGCACTCGTTTTGCAGCATGGCAATGATGTCTTGCGCGCTGCGGTCGCAAAACATCTGGCCTTTGTGTTTTTCGTGATAGGCGATGCCGTGGCGGTCGAGCAGGTTCATAAAATCCTGCGCGGTGTAGCGCGACAGGGCGTGGCGCACGAAGCGCGGCTGCTGCGACACATAATATTGCGAGCCGTCGCGGCCGTTGAGGTTGCGGTTGGTGAAATTGCAGCGGCCGCCGCCGGAAATGCGGATTTTCTCGCCGATTTTCACGGCATGGTCGAGCAGGGCGACGCTGCGCCCTTTTTGGCCGGTGCGCGCCGCGCACATCATGCCGGCGGCGCCTGCGCCGATAATCAGGGTGTGGAAAAAACGTTGCGGCATCATGGTTTCGGGGCGGCTCGGGAAAAAGCGGATTATATAATCAAATGCCGCGCAGGCCGTCTGAAACTTTTTCAGACGGCCTGCGGCCTTTGTAAAATTCTTTTCGATGCTTTAAACACTTGCGTCATGCTCGGGCTTGGCCCGAGCATCTTGTTGTTTGAAAAGAAACAGCAGATATTCGGGGCAAGCCTGAGTATTTTGCAAAAGTCTCCGCCTGCGGTTTTTGCAAAACCCGTATCGGTTGCCCACATTTCGGCTTGATAATATTCAGAGCCGGCCAGGATGTTCTTGTTTCAAGAAAGCGCATCTTCCTGCCGCCCCAGCAGCATGGCGTCGCCGTAGCTGAAAAAACGGTATTGCTGCTCGACGGCGTGGCGGTAGATGCTGCGGATGTGCGCCGTGCCCGAAAACGCGCTCACCAGCATCAGCAGGGTGGATTTGGGCAGGTGGAAATTGGTGATCAGGCGGTCGGCCACGTTGAAACGGTAGCCCGGGGTAATGAAAATATCGGTGTCGCCCGTGCCCGCTTTCAGACGGCCTGTTTCGCGGGCGGCCGATTCGAGCGCGCGCATCGACGTGGTGCCCACCGCCCACACGCGCCCGCCCCGCTGCTTCGCGGCTTCGACGGCGGCCACGGTTTCGGGCGGCACATCGAACCATTCGCTGTGCATTTTGTGTTCGGCGATGTTTTCCACCCGCACAGGCTGGAACGTGCCCGCGCCGACGTGCAGGGTAACTTCGGCCGTGCGCACGCCTTTGTTGCGCAGGGTTTGCAAGAGCGCGTCGGTAAAATGCAGGCCGGCGGTGGGGGCGGCCACCGCGCCCTGATGTTTGGCATACACGGTTTGGTAGCGTTCGTCGTCGCCATCGTCGGCGGCGCGTTCGATATAGGGCGGCAGCGGCAGGCGGCCGGTTTGTTCGAGAATGTCATAAACGCTGAGGGCGCCCTCGAAGCGCAGGCGGAACAGCTCCCCTTCGCGCGCTTCCATCACCGCGCGGATGCCGCCGTCGAACACCAGCACCGTGCCCGCTTTGGGCGATTTGGACGCGCGCACGTGCGCCAGCGCGCTGCTGCCGTCGAGCACGCGCTCGATTAAGGCTTCGATTCTGCCGCCGCTCTCTTTGGCGCCGAACAGCCGCGCCTTCATCACTTTGGTGTTGTTAAACACCAAAACATCGCCCTCGTTCAAATATTCGGGCAGCGCCGCAAACAGCGTGTCGGCCGGCGCCATACCGGGCAACGCAACCAAAAGGCGGCTGCCGCCGCGCTCGGCGCTGGGCTGTTGGGCAATCAAGGCTTCGGGCAGCTCGAAGTCGAAATCGGAAATGTGCATTTGGGTAGGCAAATCTGATTAACAAAGGGTGGTATTATACGCGCTTTTGGTTTCAGACGGCCTGAAACCCGCGACACGCGAAACTTATCTGCCCGCCCTCTTTCCAATCTTCACATGGAGAAATACCGGCAAAGCCAACGGAAGGAGAAACCGATGACGAATATTTTGATTATGCTGGCGCTGCTCACCGCGCCCTATCTGCTGCTGCGCCTGTCGACTGCGGCCGGCTTCGGCCCGTTTGACAGCCGCGCCGCTGCGGCTTGGGGAGCGGGTATTCTGTTTGTTTTCACCGGCACGGGGCATTTTATCCAAACCGAACAGTTCACTTGGATGCTGCCCGAATGGGTGCCGCAGCGCACTTTGCTGGTTTATGCAACAGGCGTGTTGGAATTCGCGATTGCCGCCGGCTTCTTTTTCGCCCGCACGCGCAGGTTGGCCGCTTTTGCCGCCATTACGGTTTTGATTGCGTTTTTTCCTGCCAATATTTATGCAGCCATGATGCGCATTCCGATGAGCGGCAATGCGTGGGGACCGGTTTATCTGCTGGTGCGCACACCGTTACAGGTATTTATCGTGGTTTGGATTTACCGGCTGATTGTTAAAGGGCGGTAAACACCGTTCTGAACAGGCCGAGACCTTTGCAAAAATACCTTGAGGCCGTCTGAAAAGCAAAAAAGGCGGAAACCTCCGCCTTTTTTCCAGATCGTGTCGCCGAGGGCTTATGCGCCCAAAAACCAGAATTTGGCCGCCCACGCCAGCGCCACCACCCACACCATCGGCGGCACGTCTTTGGCACGGCCGCACAAGAGTTTGATAACGGCGTAGCTGATGAAGCCCATGGCGATGCCGTCGGCAATCGAATAAGAAAACGGCATGAACACGATGGTGAGAAACGCAGGCGCGGCTTCGGTGATGTCGTTCCAGTCGATATCGGTGGCGCTGCGCATCATGTGCACGCCCACATACAGCAGCGCGGGCGCGGTGGCAAACGCGGGCACGCTCTGCACCAGCGGCGAAAACCACAAACAGGCCAGCATCAGCACGCCCACGGTAACGGCGGTCAAACCCGTGCGCCCGCCCGCCGACACGCCCGCCGCGCTTTCGATATAGGGCGTGGTGGACGACGTGCCCAAAGCCGCACCCGCCACAATGGCGGTGGAGTCGGCAAACAGGGCTTTTTTCAGGCGCGGCAGTTTGCCGTTGACCAGCAGCCCCGCACGGTGGGAAACGCCTACCAGCGTGCCGGTGCTGTCAAACAAGTCCACCAGGAAAAACACGAAAATCACGCTGATCATGCTGATGTTGAACAGGCCGTTGAAATCCATCTGCATAAAGGTGGGCGCAATGCTCGGAATCTGGCCGACCACGCCTTTAAACTCGGTTAAACCCAGCGCGGCGGCAATGCCGGTTAACGCCAAAATGGTGAGGATAATCGCGCCGCGCACGCGGAAGTAATCCAACACAATCACCATCACGAAACCCAAAAAGGTGAGCAAAACCGGCCAGTTGGGCAGCTTGGCGCCGTTTTCCTCCACATAGAAATTGCCCATTTTCACCAGCGTGGCCGGGCTGTCCACCACGATGCCCGCGCCTTTTAAGGCAATCAGGGCAAGAAACAGGCCGATACCGGCGGCAATCGACATTTTCAGGCTCATCGGCAGCGCGTTCACAATCGCTTCGCGCACTTTGAAAAAGCTGAACAAAATAAAGATGATGCCCGACATAAACACGGCACCGAGGGCAACCTGCCACGGCACGCCCATGCCTTTGACCACGGCGAAGGTAAAATAAGCGTTCAAGCCCATGCCGGGCGCCAGCGCAATCGGATAATTCGCCAGCAGCCCCATAATCAGGCAGCCGATGGCGGCGGAAATACAGGTGGCCACGAAAACCGCGCCCATATCCATGCCGGTTTCCGAAAGAATCAGCGGGTTGACGATAACGATGTAGCACATCGCCAGAAAAGTGGTCAGGCCGGCCAGCAGCTCGGTGCGCACGGTGGTGCCGTGCTCGCTGAGTTTGAACAGGCGCTCCAAGAGGCCGTTTTGCGGAATATTCATGATGGTTCTGGTTAAAAAAAGTAAAACAGGCGCGCATTATAACGGATTTACCCGAAGATTTAAGTGGTTAGCCGGAAAAGATTTTTATCATCGCCTTGCCCTCTTCTAAATTTAAGTCGCTATAGAAATACTACCATGCGGAACCGATTAAGCCCGCCCGAGCGCCCGAGGCCGTCTGAAAACGGTTTCAGACGGCCTTACCGGCCTTAACCGCCGCCACCGCCACTTTTTCCCAATTACGGAAAACTCAGCCCTTTTTCTGAGTTCTAAACGTCATGACTCCGCCAACACGATCCACCACAAAAAAAATCCTGCCCACCCTCGCCTGCCTGTCTGCCGCTGCCCTATTCTGCCTTGCAGCCGCCGCTGTTTGGGTTGCCTACAGCGACTTCAAACTGAGTAAACGGCAGCCTGCCGATCTGCAAACAGCCGACAGCGCATTGATTTTAAGCACCAAAGTTTACGAACAGGGCCGCCCCA
The sequence above is a segment of the Neisseria dentiae genome. Coding sequences within it:
- a CDS encoding NAD(P)/FAD-dependent oxidoreductase, with product MMPQRFFHTLIIGAGAAGMMCAARTGQKGRSVALLDHAVKIGEKIRISGGGRCNFTNRNLNGRDGSQYYVSQQPRFVRHALSRYTAQDFMNLLDRHGIAYHEKHKGQMFCDRSAQDIIAMLQNECARGGVSWYTGCTVAAVRVLQAEPEGARFEVCTDQGVFRCRNLVVATGGLAVPAVGATPFGYELAKQFGHSIVPPEAALVPLRFEHWAQQGFDSLAGIALPVRIATGEGKQAVVFDEDLLFRHKGLSGPAILQVSSYWQPGRALHIDLVPESRLAQALCDGKHGRKIQLNTALKQLCPALPERLLDFWLARAEFAPFAAHKWADTSNAVLQKLGDSLNNWMLLPSGSDGHKKAEATRGGVSVKEIDPKTMQSRLQSGLYFIGEVTDITGWLGGYNFHWAWASAVCAAEAAD
- the queA gene encoding tRNA preQ1(34) S-adenosylmethionine ribosyltransferase-isomerase QueA; its protein translation is MHISDFDFELPEALIAQQPSAERGGSRLLVALPGMAPADTLFAALPEYLNEGDVLVFNNTKVMKARLFGAKESGGRIEALIERVLDGSSALAHVRASKSPKAGTVLVFDGGIRAVMEAREGELFRLRFEGALSVYDILEQTGRLPLPPYIERAADDGDDERYQTVYAKHQGAVAAPTAGLHFTDALLQTLRNKGVRTAEVTLHVGAGTFQPVRVENIAEHKMHSEWFDVPPETVAAVEAAKQRGGRVWAVGTTSMRALESAARETGRLKAGTGDTDIFITPGYRFNVADRLITNFHLPKSTLLMLVSAFSGTAHIRSIYRHAVEQQYRFFSYGDAMLLGRQEDALS
- a CDS encoding DoxX family protein — protein: MTNILIMLALLTAPYLLLRLSTAAGFGPFDSRAAAAWGAGILFVFTGTGHFIQTEQFTWMLPEWVPQRTLLVYATGVLEFAIAAGFFFARTRRLAAFAAITVLIAFFPANIYAAMMRIPMSGNAWGPVYLLVRTPLQVFIVVWIYRLIVKGR
- a CDS encoding NCS2 family permease, with product MNIPQNGLLERLFKLSEHGTTVRTELLAGLTTFLAMCYIVIVNPLILSETGMDMGAVFVATCISAAIGCLIMGLLANYPIALAPGMGLNAYFTFAVVKGMGVPWQVALGAVFMSGIIFILFSFFKVREAIVNALPMSLKMSIAAGIGLFLALIALKGAGIVVDSPATLVKMGNFYVEENGAKLPNWPVLLTFLGFVMVIVLDYFRVRGAIILTILALTGIAAALGLTEFKGVVGQIPSIAPTFMQMDFNGLFNISMISVIFVFFLVDLFDSTGTLVGVSHRAGLLVNGKLPRLKKALFADSTAIVAGAALGTSSTTPYIESAAGVSAGGRTGLTAVTVGVLMLACLWFSPLVQSVPAFATAPALLYVGVHMMRSATDIDWNDITEAAPAFLTIVFMPFSYSIADGIAMGFISYAVIKLLCGRAKDVPPMVWVVALAWAAKFWFLGA